A window of Nocardiopsis sp. Huas11 genomic DNA:
GCCTGGTCCCTGAGCGCCCCCGAACTCGTCGTCCGGCCCCGGTCCGCCTCCCTGGACCGGTAACCGACGCCTGAGGCCTCCTCCGCCCGGCGCATCGCGCCCGGAGTGCCCCGTCGAGTCTCCCGCCCGCGCCGCCCCGCCCGGGGTCGGCGCGAGCGCGCCCGTGTGCGTTCCGGTCCAGGTCCCCGCCTGTCCACCCTTCTCCTGGACGGGCCGCCCGGACCCATCCCGGCGCGCGCACGATGCCGCGCCGAACGCGGCGTGCCCGTCCATGTCGGCCACTCCCGTGGCTGGAACGGACCGCACCATGGCACGCACCCCACGCCCGCGACGCGGCTCCGCCGCGAACACCCGGCGCCGCCTGTCCCAGAACTTCCTCACCGATCCCGCCGCCGCCCGCCGCGTGGCGCGCCTGGCCGGGATCGGGCCCGACGACCTGGTGGTCGAGGTCGGCCCCGGCGACGGGGCGATCACCCGCTTCCTCATCCCCGCCGCCGACCGGGTGACGGCCTACGAACTCGATCCGCGCCTGGCCGACCGGCTGGCGGAGCGCTACCGCGACCGGCCGCTGCGGGTGGTCTGCGCCGACTTCACCCGGGCCCGTCCGCCGCGCGGCCCCTTCGCCGTGGTGGGCAACATCCCCTACGCCCGCACCGCCGACATCGTGCGGTGGTGCCTGGCCGCCCCGGGGCTGACCCGGGCCACGCTGGTCACTCAGCTGGAGTACGCGCGCAAGCGCACCGGCGCCTACGGGCGCTGGAGCCGGTTGACGGTGCTGACGTGGCCGGAGTGGTCGTGGTCGTTGGCCGGGCGGATCGACCGCGACCGGTTCCGCCCCGTACCCCGTGTGGACGCCGGGATCCTCGTGCTGCGCAGGCGTGCGCGGCCCCTGCTGAGTCCGGAGCGCCGGGCCGCCTACCGGCACCTGGTGGAGCTGGGCTTCGGCGGCGTGGGCGGGTCGCTGGGCGCCTCGTTGCGCCGGGCGCGGCCCGCCCGCCGGGTGGCGGCGGCGCTGGGCGCGGCCGGGATCGCGCCGCAGGCCCCCGTGGGCGCGGTCTCCCCCGACCAGTGGATGACGGTGTTCCGCGTGCTCGACGAGTGAACGGACTCGGTCACGCAAGTCCAGGAGAACTGATTCCTCCGCGATGACCCCTAATACTTTTTGCTTAGACTGCCAATGTGGTTCAGTGATACTTTCTGATACCGAGCGGCGCTGTGACAGCCATCGCAACGACTGACACCTCACGGAGACACCCGCATGCCGACCAGGACCAGTAAGCGCACCACAGGGCGTAGAAGGCGCTCGGTATGGGTCGACGACACCACTTGGGAACGCGCCGACGCCATGACGGCCACCCAGGCCATCACCGTTGGGCACATCCTCAGCGAACTCCTCAACGCCTACGCCAATGGCGTCCTGGACGTACCCGTCCCCACCGAAGGAGTACGCGCACCAGGGCGCGGTGTCCACCCGACAGCCATCTTCGATAACGCCTGGTCCAACGCCGACCGGCGCCGCCGGAGCGAGGGCGTCCAATCCATGTCCGTCCTGTGCGAACTGCTCCTGCGCGCCTACACCGAAGGCCACGTCCACGCCGGCATCACCGTTCAACCCCTGACCACCACCGACGCCGCCTAGGGGGAACCATGACCGTCACCGACCACCACCCGCCACCGGCCGCCGAACCGCAGATCAGCCCCGAACTGTTCGAGGAGATCGCCCACCTGGCGGCCCGCGAGGACGTCCACCTCGAATACCTGAACGGGAAGATGGAGACCCGCCCCGTGCCCGACGGCGACCACGACGAGATCCTGATGTGGATGATGCAGGAATTCATGGGGCATCGCCCCGACTTGCGTCTCAACATCACCGGACGCGGCCTGAAGGTGGACACCTACCGCAACGGACGCGCCCGACCGGACGGTGTACTCGCGCCCAGGGAACACTTCCGGGGATCTCCCGAGTGGG
This region includes:
- the erm gene encoding ErmE/ErmH/ErmO/ErmR family 23S rRNA (adenine(2058)-N(6))-methyltransferase, which codes for MARTPRPRRGSAANTRRRLSQNFLTDPAAARRVARLAGIGPDDLVVEVGPGDGAITRFLIPAADRVTAYELDPRLADRLAERYRDRPLRVVCADFTRARPPRGPFAVVGNIPYARTADIVRWCLAAPGLTRATLVTQLEYARKRTGAYGRWSRLTVLTWPEWSWSLAGRIDRDRFRPVPRVDAGILVLRRRARPLLSPERRAAYRHLVELGFGGVGGSLGASLRRARPARRVAAALGAAGIAPQAPVGAVSPDQWMTVFRVLDE
- a CDS encoding Uma2 family endonuclease, whose protein sequence is MTVTDHHPPPAAEPQISPELFEEIAHLAAREDVHLEYLNGKMETRPVPDGDHDEILMWMMQEFMGHRPDLRLNITGRGLKVDTYRNGRARPDGVLAPREHFRGSPEWAEPDGVLAVVEVTSGDADTHTRDRVEKPAAYAATGIGVYLLVDRDANAVVVHSRPAVGRYLDRSEHPYGEAVEVPGVGIVLDTDTLKRFAR